The Dethiosulfovibrio peptidovorans DSM 11002 genome has a window encoding:
- a CDS encoding diguanylate cyclase domain-containing protein produces MFIASKSARSTFVAILAILILVTALPILIFVRNESDRETDLALTTLDNALDLQTNYIARWFDLSIMEDIKAVSKLHSVQSLDLHAMAQDLHAMAHGRTDLARLLYIDRNGNPVLDSEVGDISERQFNVLDRKYFTLGKEGVPHITSVIQAKDKKAVQFIGFSVPLIIDGAFEGVILGSVRLSNLINLIQNHSFGKGGYFRLFDHNGIPLGENFSEATPCFSPDEVKNEEGLLIDNISENGKKQMLKIAPLAYGNLFIGAALNMDEIKAGSSRIVKTHLKILISSTIVGIFFFLLLSHSITKAIDELQKQLFSASEADYAPTPTPPSGMPLEIKRIWKSVEDLKEKVCKSIQEVREMSVRDSLTGLHNRRYFEEEVSRLGRGDQDPITVAMCDVNGLKLVNDALGHEWGDKLINKAATVLKDVSQPGDTVARLGGDEFALLVPNSSEKRDIGAELKARLEQADSNGDIPLQMAWGIATGEASRRSIEEIIKDADERMYARKETQRDDARDAILTFFLRMISSREGRKVGHMKRCRSIMAAFVPTIDEVDEIFRKRMIRLAEIHDIGLVGVDPKILGKKGPLTDEERKEVRSHPEIGYRIAIAAPTLSDLADAILHHHQRWDGTGYPFRKDPVSGKGIPLESRIMNLVDSYEAMTHKYYGKSMTHEEAIEEIRRCSGTQYDPEWADRFLAFLKEKGPGVL; encoded by the coding sequence ATGTTCATCGCATCCAAAAGCGCAAGAAGCACCTTCGTAGCGATATTGGCCATCCTCATATTGGTGACTGCCTTGCCGATTTTAATCTTCGTAAGAAACGAAAGCGACAGAGAGACCGACCTGGCCCTAACGACTTTGGACAACGCTCTGGACCTCCAGACGAACTATATCGCCCGCTGGTTCGACCTGAGCATAATGGAGGACATAAAGGCCGTATCGAAACTCCACTCCGTCCAATCTCTCGACCTCCATGCCATGGCGCAAGATCTCCATGCCATGGCACACGGCAGAACTGATCTGGCCAGACTGCTCTATATCGATAGAAACGGCAACCCCGTCTTGGACAGCGAGGTCGGAGATATCTCCGAGAGACAATTCAACGTATTGGACCGGAAATACTTCACTCTGGGAAAGGAAGGAGTTCCCCATATAACCTCGGTCATCCAGGCCAAAGACAAAAAAGCGGTTCAATTCATCGGATTCTCCGTTCCCCTAATCATAGACGGAGCATTCGAAGGAGTCATACTGGGCTCCGTAAGACTCTCCAATCTTATAAATTTGATACAAAATCACAGCTTCGGAAAAGGAGGGTATTTCCGGCTCTTCGACCATAACGGAATACCCTTAGGAGAGAATTTTTCGGAGGCAACCCCTTGTTTTTCCCCAGATGAGGTAAAAAACGAAGAGGGGCTGTTGATCGATAACATCTCGGAAAACGGTAAAAAACAAATGCTAAAAATAGCGCCCCTTGCCTACGGGAATCTTTTCATAGGGGCAGCATTAAACATGGACGAGATCAAGGCCGGATCAAGTCGCATAGTTAAAACACACCTCAAGATACTGATCTCCTCAACAATAGTAGGAATATTTTTCTTCCTGCTTCTGTCTCACAGCATCACAAAAGCCATAGACGAACTGCAAAAGCAACTCTTCTCGGCCTCGGAGGCAGACTACGCTCCGACCCCCACCCCCCCATCGGGCATGCCACTGGAAATAAAGCGAATCTGGAAAAGCGTGGAAGACCTCAAAGAAAAGGTTTGCAAATCCATCCAAGAAGTCAGGGAGATGAGCGTAAGGGATTCACTGACGGGGCTCCACAACAGACGGTACTTCGAGGAGGAAGTCTCCCGACTGGGGCGTGGAGATCAAGACCCGATAACAGTGGCGATGTGCGACGTCAACGGACTAAAGCTGGTTAACGACGCCCTGGGACACGAGTGGGGAGACAAGCTTATAAACAAGGCCGCAACGGTGTTAAAGGACGTATCCCAACCGGGAGACACCGTAGCCAGGCTGGGAGGAGACGAATTTGCCCTGCTTGTGCCTAACAGCTCGGAAAAGAGGGACATCGGAGCAGAACTGAAAGCAAGGCTGGAACAGGCCGACTCGAACGGAGACATTCCTCTTCAAATGGCCTGGGGCATAGCTACAGGAGAGGCATCGAGAAGATCGATAGAGGAGATAATCAAGGACGCCGACGAGAGAATGTACGCACGGAAGGAAACCCAGAGGGACGACGCCAGGGACGCCATACTGACCTTCTTCCTGAGGATGATTTCCTCCAGAGAGGGTCGCAAGGTGGGACACATGAAAAGGTGCCGCTCAATAATGGCGGCCTTCGTTCCCACCATAGACGAGGTGGACGAGATCTTCCGCAAGAGGATGATCCGTCTTGCCGAAATACACGATATCGGCCTGGTAGGGGTGGACCCGAAGATACTTGGCAAGAAAGGCCCTCTAACCGATGAGGAGAGGAAAGAGGTTCGAAGCCACCCTGAGATAGGCTACCGGATCGCAATAGCCGCCCCCACCCTCTCGGACCTGGCCGACGCCATACTGCACCACCACCAGAGATGGGACGGAACCGGCTATCCCTTCAGGAAAGACCCCGTGTCGGGAAAGGGTATTCCTCTGGAAAGCAGAATCATGAACCTGGTGGACTCCTACGAGGCCATGACCCACAAATACTACGGAAAGTCCATGACCCACGAGGAGGCAATTGAGGAGATACGCCGCTGTTCCGGAACCCAGTACGACCCCGAATGGGCCGATCGTTTCCTGGCGTTTCTGAAAGAAAAAGGCCCCGGAGTGCTATGA
- the pheA gene encoding prephenate dehydratase has protein sequence MIELNDRLKELRTTIDELDKDIAKLLARRVETAKEIGRAKGDGPIYDPVREERIIRRFSEMNPDLDRESLSTIHKEIISLCRSVQVRPTVACMGPEGSYSQQAMERALGSSIDPLFVTGPREVFRAVETSRASLGLVPVENTVEGTVYATLDGFSETGPEMTVIQEVSLPIRHVLASTSPLSEIKRVVSHPQALAQCRLWLEEKLPGAKKEPVGTTSHGAAIASSEPGTAAVCSAKAAEANRINILARDIQDRSHNRTRFWVVGPKGSTRSEGDKTSILFSVPHRPGSLLGALDPLRTAGVNLTAIQSRPMQGNPFEYLFFLDMMGNSSDPEISDALEAMRKSCLSMRVLGSYPSDIVVPRE, from the coding sequence GTGATCGAGTTGAACGACAGACTGAAAGAACTCAGAACGACCATAGACGAGCTGGACAAAGACATCGCAAAGCTGCTGGCGAGACGGGTGGAGACTGCAAAAGAGATAGGTAGAGCCAAGGGAGACGGCCCTATCTACGACCCGGTCAGGGAGGAACGGATCATACGCCGTTTCAGCGAGATGAACCCCGACCTGGATCGAGAATCCCTGTCCACCATACACAAAGAGATAATATCCCTCTGTCGATCGGTCCAGGTCAGACCTACCGTGGCCTGTATGGGCCCCGAGGGGTCCTATTCCCAACAGGCCATGGAAAGAGCCCTGGGATCCTCGATCGACCCCCTGTTCGTGACCGGTCCCAGAGAGGTGTTCAGGGCCGTCGAGACCAGCAGGGCCTCTCTCGGGCTCGTGCCGGTGGAGAACACCGTGGAGGGGACCGTCTACGCGACCCTGGACGGATTCTCCGAGACAGGACCGGAAATGACTGTGATACAGGAGGTTAGCCTTCCTATAAGACACGTCCTTGCCTCGACCTCGCCTCTCTCGGAGATAAAACGGGTGGTCTCCCACCCCCAGGCCCTGGCCCAGTGCAGACTCTGGCTGGAGGAAAAGCTACCGGGAGCGAAAAAGGAACCGGTGGGTACCACCAGCCACGGAGCCGCCATAGCCTCTTCCGAACCGGGAACGGCAGCGGTGTGCAGCGCCAAGGCGGCGGAGGCAAACCGAATAAATATACTTGCCAGGGACATACAGGACAGATCCCACAACAGGACCAGGTTCTGGGTAGTAGGCCCCAAGGGTTCAACCAGATCCGAGGGGGATAAAACCTCCATACTCTTCTCCGTACCTCACAGACCGGGATCCCTCCTGGGAGCGCTGGACCCTCTCCGTACGGCAGGGGTTAACCTGACTGCCATACAGTCCCGCCCCATGCAGGGCAACCCCTTCGAATACCTGTTCTTTCTGGACATGATGGGCAACTCCTCCGATCCGGAGATATCCGACGCCCTGGAAGCCATGAGAAAATCCTGTTTATCCATGAGGGTGCTGGGTTCCTATCCCTCCGACATCGTGGTTCCAAGAGAGTAA
- a CDS encoding cation:proton antiporter: protein MNFPFMQDPLLGMGLVIFFGYFLGHLAVKAGLPKITGYLAAGLILNPTVFGLVPQSAIAGTNTMVNVLLCVITFEIGGSLAIDKIRSLGKSIVAMTILEAEGAFLAVILGMIPFCVLLGSHFGISGTPAVLAFSILMGGLVSPTDPAATIAVAHQYGAKGPVTSTILGVSAFDDGFGIINFGLALALARTIMGGGELSLFSVLLSPVWTIVLSAAVGCVFGIMVDRMSSKALDGEGGGGLTIVLVGGLMACFGVAEALKADELLATMVMGIWVVNANDRSDEIFDFVQSTLEEPVFLIFFCVSGMTLDMPSLLSSLAFIPAVVLLRVLGKAAGIYGGGDLTGVDGRTCRYVIGGLIPLGGIVIGLALTLKRIPEMAPFADTLINVIIGCTVIHEFIGPMTARWALKSSGEIDK from the coding sequence ATGAACTTTCCCTTTATGCAGGATCCCTTGCTCGGCATGGGACTGGTGATCTTCTTCGGCTATTTTCTGGGACACCTGGCGGTGAAGGCCGGGCTTCCCAAGATAACTGGCTATCTCGCCGCAGGATTGATACTGAACCCCACCGTCTTCGGCCTGGTTCCCCAAAGTGCCATAGCGGGAACGAACACGATGGTAAACGTGCTACTGTGCGTCATAACCTTCGAGATCGGGGGATCCCTGGCTATAGATAAAATACGCTCCCTCGGCAAAAGCATCGTGGCAATGACGATTCTGGAGGCCGAAGGGGCCTTTCTGGCGGTGATACTCGGTATGATCCCCTTTTGCGTGCTCTTAGGATCCCATTTCGGCATCTCCGGAACCCCGGCGGTGCTGGCCTTCTCCATTTTGATGGGAGGATTGGTCTCCCCTACCGACCCGGCGGCGACGATAGCGGTAGCCCACCAGTATGGAGCGAAGGGACCTGTTACCTCGACCATATTGGGCGTATCCGCCTTCGACGACGGTTTCGGCATAATAAACTTCGGTCTGGCTCTGGCTCTGGCCAGAACGATAATGGGAGGAGGAGAACTTTCCCTCTTCTCGGTGCTGCTCTCTCCGGTCTGGACGATCGTCCTCTCCGCTGCCGTGGGATGCGTCTTCGGCATAATGGTCGATCGAATGAGCTCCAAGGCCCTGGACGGCGAGGGAGGCGGAGGGCTCACCATAGTGCTCGTAGGAGGGCTTATGGCCTGCTTCGGCGTCGCGGAGGCGCTGAAGGCCGACGAGCTTCTGGCCACCATGGTCATGGGAATCTGGGTGGTTAACGCCAACGATCGCTCCGACGAGATCTTCGACTTCGTACAGTCCACTCTGGAGGAGCCGGTGTTCCTCATCTTCTTCTGCGTGAGCGGAATGACCCTCGACATGCCGTCGCTTCTGTCTTCCCTGGCCTTCATTCCGGCGGTCGTGCTCTTAAGGGTGCTGGGCAAGGCGGCGGGAATCTACGGAGGGGGCGACCTCACAGGGGTGGACGGTAGAACCTGCCGATACGTGATAGGAGGGCTAATCCCCCTGGGCGGCATAGTGATCGGTCTGGCGTTGACCCTCAAGAGGATCCCCGAGATGGCCCCCTTCGCGGACACTCTGATAAACGTCATCATAGGCTGCACGGTAATACACGAATTCATAGGCCCTATGACGGCCCGATGGGCTTTGAAGAGCTCCGGCGAGATCGATAAGTAG
- a CDS encoding 4Fe-4S binding protein, producing MKFDTAAVVSYSPTGTTTRVMKEIVEGMGSKLSFLDATLPEARETAILPEGDVLLVGMPVYSGRIAKEGRALLEKLRGDGRPAVAVVVYGNRHYDDALLELGDLLKEKEFKVVVGAAFIGEHSFADEKYPTAIGRPDGYDMPVIRSFGAKMAKMLGAVDSVSELPEADLPGKRPYKVPSTMPEGSPVTDVEMCVHCGKCAAVCPVGAVDSKDPNVTDGVACTFCCACVKACPTGARVLKLEPVASLGKKMWDNFSSRREPEFFLPMSLDAKR from the coding sequence TTGAAGTTCGATACAGCGGCTGTCGTAAGCTATTCTCCCACCGGGACGACCACAAGAGTTATGAAGGAGATCGTGGAGGGTATGGGATCGAAGCTTTCCTTTTTGGATGCTACATTGCCGGAGGCGAGAGAGACGGCCATCCTTCCCGAGGGAGACGTTCTGTTGGTAGGGATGCCTGTCTATTCCGGCAGGATCGCCAAAGAGGGACGGGCTTTGCTGGAGAAACTCCGGGGAGACGGACGGCCCGCCGTAGCCGTGGTGGTCTACGGCAATAGGCACTACGACGATGCGCTGTTGGAGCTTGGGGATCTCCTGAAGGAGAAGGAGTTCAAGGTGGTTGTCGGAGCGGCCTTCATCGGCGAGCATTCCTTCGCCGACGAAAAGTATCCTACAGCCATAGGCAGGCCGGACGGCTACGACATGCCTGTGATACGGTCTTTCGGGGCCAAGATGGCCAAGATGCTTGGCGCTGTCGATTCGGTCTCCGAGCTGCCCGAGGCGGATCTGCCTGGGAAGAGGCCCTACAAAGTTCCCTCCACCATGCCGGAGGGGTCTCCCGTAACCGATGTAGAGATGTGCGTTCACTGTGGAAAATGCGCCGCGGTATGTCCCGTAGGGGCGGTGGATTCGAAGGATCCCAACGTAACCGACGGCGTGGCCTGCACTTTCTGCTGCGCCTGCGTGAAGGCCTGTCCTACCGGTGCTAGGGTGCTGAAGCTGGAGCCCGTGGCCTCTTTGGGAAAGAAGATGTGGGACAACTTCTCCTCCCGTCGGGAGCCCGAGTTTTTTCTGCCGATGTCCCTGGATGCAAAGCGGTGA
- a CDS encoding IS5 family transposase translates to MKQRSLFAEEIAYDSLEKVNDPLVRIEKAVDWSIFEQPLKDFREGLRQKDSLGGRKPFPPLLMFKILVLQALYNLSDDAMEFQVRDRLSFRRFLGLSLEAKVPDAKTIWLFREQLTKAELMKPLFDLFDGHIRKSGFEAKKGQIVDASIVKVPIQRNKRDENRKIKDGEPPEDWPDNKRSQKDTDARWTKKNGKSSFGYKNHIEIDSQNKIIRKYSVTEASVHDSNVFEELIDPSNSSKDVYADSAYRSHEKISWLEEQGYRPKIQRKGYRGKPITWWEKQGNRTRSKVRSRVEHVFGAQTMKAGNLIVRTIGKARASTAIGLRNLAYNIVRFSFLMMKSGAISAVPK, encoded by the coding sequence TTGAAACAGCGGAGCCTCTTTGCGGAAGAAATAGCCTACGATAGCCTTGAAAAGGTGAACGATCCACTGGTACGAATAGAGAAAGCGGTGGACTGGTCCATCTTCGAGCAGCCGTTGAAGGACTTCCGCGAAGGGCTCAGACAGAAGGATTCTCTGGGAGGAAGAAAGCCCTTCCCTCCTCTTCTCATGTTCAAGATCCTGGTGCTTCAGGCACTGTACAACCTGTCGGACGACGCAATGGAGTTTCAGGTAAGGGACAGGCTTTCCTTCAGACGTTTTCTCGGCCTCTCCCTGGAAGCCAAAGTCCCTGATGCCAAGACTATATGGCTTTTTCGGGAGCAGCTGACCAAGGCGGAACTGATGAAGCCTCTGTTCGATCTTTTTGACGGTCACATCCGTAAAAGCGGCTTCGAGGCAAAAAAAGGGCAGATAGTGGATGCCTCCATAGTGAAGGTCCCGATCCAGAGGAACAAACGGGATGAAAACCGCAAGATCAAGGATGGAGAACCACCGGAAGACTGGCCCGACAACAAGAGATCTCAAAAAGACACCGATGCCAGGTGGACGAAGAAAAACGGCAAAAGCTCCTTCGGCTACAAGAACCACATAGAGATCGACTCTCAGAACAAGATCATCCGTAAATACAGCGTAACCGAGGCATCGGTCCACGACAGCAATGTATTCGAGGAACTCATCGATCCCAGTAACAGCAGCAAAGACGTCTATGCCGACTCAGCTTATAGAAGCCATGAGAAAATCTCTTGGCTTGAGGAACAAGGCTACAGACCGAAGATCCAACGAAAAGGATACAGAGGCAAACCCATCACGTGGTGGGAAAAACAGGGTAACAGAACAAGATCCAAAGTCCGAAGCCGAGTGGAGCACGTCTTTGGAGCCCAAACCATGAAGGCCGGCAACCTGATAGTTCGAACTATCGGGAAAGCCAGAGCTTCAACCGCTATAGGACTGAGAAACCTGGCCTATAACATCGTTCGATTCTCGTTCCTGATGATGAAGTCAGGGGCGATATCTGCCGTGCCCAAATGA
- a CDS encoding sulfite exporter TauE/SafE family protein: MHEAATTAQFILFFASMAAMIVFQKNKSVSWVLAVLVGVVTALSALGGGYFSHLFSGFTLKIVFSLLLMIAGIVMLLPVAERRASTEVRRLGVIRIRSGAGLETYNVNMWIALPVAILTGFGSGMVGVSGGSFLVPLMVFACGVPMHTAVGTASILIAITAFMGFAGHAAQGDFNASWAIPLAVVTAFGGILGGRMALSAKPKHLKKLFAYTNWLAALFMIVNALHTRGFI; this comes from the coding sequence ATGCATGAAGCTGCGACGACGGCCCAGTTTATCCTATTTTTCGCGTCGATGGCTGCGATGATCGTGTTCCAAAAAAATAAATCGGTCTCGTGGGTGTTAGCCGTTTTAGTAGGTGTCGTTACCGCACTTTCCGCTCTTGGAGGAGGATACTTTTCACATCTATTCAGCGGTTTTACATTGAAAATAGTGTTTTCTTTGCTGTTGATGATCGCCGGAATCGTCATGCTTCTCCCCGTTGCCGAGCGTCGAGCCTCCACCGAGGTCAGACGTTTGGGGGTTATTCGTATTCGATCTGGGGCGGGGTTGGAAACGTATAACGTGAATATGTGGATCGCACTGCCTGTAGCCATTTTGACCGGTTTCGGATCCGGAATGGTCGGTGTGTCAGGTGGCTCTTTTCTGGTCCCTCTGATGGTTTTTGCCTGTGGGGTCCCTATGCACACAGCGGTAGGGACTGCGTCTATCTTAATAGCGATAACTGCTTTTATGGGTTTTGCCGGCCATGCTGCTCAAGGTGATTTTAACGCATCTTGGGCCATCCCTCTGGCGGTAGTCACCGCTTTTGGGGGGATTCTTGGCGGAAGAATGGCATTGAGTGCGAAGCCTAAACATCTTAAAAAGCTTTTTGCCTACACGAATTGGCTTGCCGCTTTGTTCATGATCGTCAATGCGCTTCACACGAGAGGATTTATATAG
- a CDS encoding linear amide C-N hydrolase yields the protein MQLKPLSFIAVFLTFLLVLVGSAFGCTRVTYVGPEDTIITGRTMDWGSDIGSNLWVFPRGMERDGAAGPNSVKWSSLYGSVVASAFDAATVDGMNEKGLVVNLLYLVESQYPKPKKGDPRSPISIAAWAQYVLDRFATVKEAVKALSQEPFYVVPTMTPDGHTGHAHLAISDLSGDSAIFEYLEGKLVIHHGKEYQVMTNSPSFDKQLALCAYWQEIGGLTMLPGTNRASDRFVRAAFYIDAIPKTSDIRTALAGVLGVIRNASVPLGISTPDKPNISSTLWRTLADHKNRRYYFDGVLSPSLFWVDLDKLDLAEGAPVLHLPLKDVALGGEASGNFETSTPFEFLEAQP from the coding sequence TTGCAGTTAAAACCGTTGTCGTTTATCGCTGTTTTTCTCACGTTCCTGCTGGTTTTGGTCGGTTCGGCTTTCGGCTGTACCAGGGTGACCTACGTCGGTCCGGAGGACACGATCATAACCGGTCGTACTATGGATTGGGGGAGCGATATAGGGAGTAACCTTTGGGTTTTTCCTCGCGGTATGGAGAGAGACGGCGCTGCCGGACCGAACTCAGTCAAGTGGAGTTCTCTCTACGGCAGCGTGGTGGCCTCCGCCTTCGACGCCGCTACTGTTGATGGAATGAACGAAAAAGGCTTGGTGGTTAATTTGCTTTATCTGGTGGAGTCGCAGTATCCCAAGCCGAAAAAGGGCGACCCCAGGTCTCCTATCTCGATAGCCGCCTGGGCTCAGTATGTTCTGGATAGGTTCGCCACGGTGAAAGAGGCGGTGAAGGCTCTGAGCCAGGAACCTTTTTACGTGGTTCCCACCATGACCCCGGACGGACATACCGGACACGCCCATCTTGCCATATCGGATCTTTCCGGCGACTCGGCCATTTTCGAGTATCTGGAGGGGAAGCTCGTGATCCACCACGGCAAAGAGTATCAGGTCATGACCAACTCGCCTTCCTTCGATAAACAGTTGGCACTCTGCGCCTACTGGCAGGAGATCGGCGGCTTGACCATGCTTCCCGGGACCAATCGCGCATCCGATCGATTCGTCAGGGCCGCCTTCTACATCGATGCCATACCCAAAACGTCAGACATAAGGACCGCTTTGGCGGGGGTGCTCGGGGTTATCAGAAACGCGTCGGTACCTTTGGGAATATCCACCCCCGACAAGCCCAACATCTCCTCGACTTTGTGGCGTACTCTGGCGGATCATAAAAACAGAAGGTACTACTTCGACGGGGTGCTCAGCCCGAGCCTGTTCTGGGTTGACCTGGATAAGTTGGACTTGGCGGAGGGGGCTCCGGTCCTTCATCTGCCCCTGAAGGACGTCGCACTGGGAGGCGAGGCCTCCGGTAATTTTGAAACTTCGACGCCCTTCGAGTTTTTAGAAGCGCAGCCATGA
- a CDS encoding AraC family transcriptional regulator: MSDTARSCDDRIDTIQRALAMEIDRRTRTRPRLETEIAGLVLIRGNSPTEPLSYTMDSSICLIAQGRKRIFLGEESYIYDDRYFLITSVDLPVVAQVLEASEATPNMLEAFLRLVNLLKSPEDLPVLGLMIKREIFYRLLVGEQGPKLRRIVTAGNHSHSIASTIEWLRRNFADQIKMDELASRSGMSQSTFHHHFRSVTAMSPLQFQKRLRLNEARRLMLTERLDAATAAFQVGYESPSQFSREYKRLFGTPPAQDVKNMIGI, from the coding sequence ATGAGCGATACGGCGAGATCTTGCGATGATCGGATAGATACTATACAGAGGGCTTTAGCCATGGAGATCGACAGGCGAACCAGGACACGGCCTCGACTGGAAACGGAGATCGCAGGACTGGTTCTCATAAGGGGGAACTCCCCTACCGAGCCGTTGAGCTATACGATGGACTCCAGCATATGCCTGATAGCCCAGGGGAGAAAGCGGATCTTTCTGGGAGAGGAAAGCTATATATACGACGACAGATATTTTTTGATAACCTCGGTGGATCTTCCGGTAGTAGCCCAGGTACTTGAGGCCAGCGAGGCAACTCCGAACATGCTGGAGGCTTTTCTTCGATTGGTGAACTTGCTTAAATCACCGGAGGATCTACCGGTGCTGGGCCTGATGATCAAACGGGAGATATTCTACCGGCTTCTTGTCGGTGAACAGGGCCCCAAATTGAGACGGATAGTCACGGCGGGAAACCACAGCCACAGCATAGCCAGCACGATAGAGTGGCTAAGGAGAAACTTCGCGGATCAGATCAAGATGGACGAACTGGCCTCTCGATCGGGCATGAGCCAATCCACCTTTCATCACCATTTTCGATCCGTAACGGCCATGAGCCCTCTCCAGTTCCAGAAGAGGCTCCGGCTGAACGAGGCGAGACGGTTGATGCTTACCGAACGTCTGGACGCAGCGACGGCGGCGTTTCAGGTGGGATACGAAAGTCCCTCACAGTTCAGCCGGGAGTACAAACGACTTTTCGGAACCCCTCCGGCACAGGACGTAAAAAACATGATCGGGATTTAG
- a CDS encoding cupin domain-containing protein, with protein sequence MNEIEDLFPRGGENAAYAKYFLGKSYLNMLSLEGVVIGNVTFEPGCRNNWHVHHAKSGGGQILLCTAGYGWYQEWGKPARKLAPGDVVNIPAGVKHWHGAAKDSWFAHVAVEVPGEDCSNEWLEIVDDEQYEKLA encoded by the coding sequence ATGAACGAGATAGAGGATCTGTTTCCCAGAGGCGGGGAGAACGCCGCTTACGCCAAGTATTTTCTCGGAAAGAGTTATCTGAACATGCTTTCACTGGAGGGCGTGGTCATAGGGAACGTAACCTTCGAGCCCGGTTGCCGCAATAACTGGCACGTCCATCACGCCAAGTCCGGTGGAGGACAGATACTGCTGTGTACCGCCGGTTATGGCTGGTATCAGGAGTGGGGAAAGCCCGCCAGAAAGCTGGCGCCCGGCGACGTGGTGAACATACCGGCAGGCGTCAAGCACTGGCACGGAGCAGCCAAGGACAGCTGGTTCGCCCATGTAGCGGTCGAGGTGCCGGGGGAGGACTGTTCCAACGAATGGCTGGAGATCGTGGACGACGAGCAGTACGAAAAACTGGCCTAA
- a CDS encoding flavodoxin produces the protein MGKVTAGKEMLGDFAPQFAGFNDDVLFGEVWSREDKLAPRERSIVTVSALLSSGILDSSLKFHIQKAKDNGVTKEEMVKDMGRYDVVLIGFPIWWYVAPRIIQTFLESYDFSGKKISLFATSGMSGMGDTQEILRLSCPGAATWGAGRRFSESASESEINRWVGKSSF, from the coding sequence ATGGGCAAGGTGACCGCGGGAAAAGAAATGCTGGGGGATTTCGCCCCTCAGTTTGCGGGATTCAACGACGACGTGCTTTTCGGAGAGGTGTGGTCCAGGGAGGACAAGCTGGCCCCCAGGGAGAGGAGCATCGTCACCGTGTCGGCTCTTCTGTCCAGCGGAATTTTGGACAGTTCCCTCAAGTTTCACATCCAGAAGGCGAAGGACAATGGTGTGACGAAAGAGGAGATGGTTAAGGATATGGGCCGATACGATGTTGTCCTTATAGGGTTCCCTATCTGGTGGTATGTAGCGCCGAGGATAATACAGACCTTTTTGGAGAGCTACGATTTTTCCGGTAAGAAAATCTCGCTTTTCGCGACCTCCGGGATGAGCGGGATGGGAGATACGCAGGAGATTCTTCGTTTGTCCTGTCCCGGTGCGGCCACTTGGGGTGCCGGAAGAAGATTTAGTGAGTCTGCCTCGGAGAGCGAGATCAATCGATGGGTAGGCAAGTCGAGTTTCTAA
- a CDS encoding aldo/keto reductase: protein MKIPKLGLGTWFIPDDQAAEAVRQAVELGYRHMDTAQAYENEAGVAAGVKSCGIEREKLFVTSKVAAEHKTYETAASSIDETLSRMGLDYLDMMIIHSPQPWNEFRDEKRYYEENKAVWRALEDGYRAGKLKAIGVSNFLVDDLESLLADCTVKPMVNQILAHIGNTPEELMAFCEKNDILVEAYAPIAHGVALWNRELVAIAEKYGITVPQLCIKYVLQLGTFALPKTATPAHMVDNAKLDFTVTDEDIGILKRLSDMKDYGEFSFFPVFSGK, encoded by the coding sequence GTGAAGATACCCAAACTGGGGTTGGGAACCTGGTTTATCCCCGACGATCAGGCCGCGGAGGCAGTCAGGCAGGCCGTCGAGCTGGGATATCGCCACATGGACACGGCTCAGGCCTACGAGAACGAGGCAGGTGTAGCAGCTGGTGTGAAGAGCTGCGGGATAGAGAGGGAGAAGCTCTTCGTCACCAGCAAGGTGGCCGCCGAGCATAAGACCTATGAGACCGCGGCTTCGTCCATCGACGAGACCCTTTCCAGGATGGGGTTGGATTATCTGGACATGATGATAATACACAGTCCTCAGCCTTGGAACGAGTTTCGAGACGAAAAACGGTATTACGAGGAGAACAAGGCCGTCTGGCGGGCTTTGGAGGACGGCTATCGAGCCGGCAAGCTGAAGGCTATCGGAGTCTCCAACTTCCTCGTCGACGATCTGGAGAGCCTGCTGGCGGATTGCACCGTGAAGCCCATGGTCAATCAGATATTGGCCCACATCGGCAATACCCCCGAGGAACTGATGGCTTTCTGTGAAAAGAACGATATTTTGGTGGAGGCCTACGCTCCTATCGCTCACGGGGTTGCGCTTTGGAACCGGGAGCTGGTGGCGATAGCGGAAAAATACGGTATCACCGTTCCCCAGCTTTGCATCAAATACGTGTTGCAGCTGGGCACTTTCGCTCTTCCCAAGACGGCGACCCCAGCTCACATGGTGGACAACGCCAAGCTGGATTTTACCGTCACCGACGAGGATATAGGAATCCTGAAGAGGCTCTCCGACATGAAAGATTACGGAGAGTTCAGCTTCTTCCCTGTGTTCAGCGGCAAGTAA